One Nitrospiria bacterium genomic window, GCATCACCAATACGATTGACCACAAAAGCTTTTGTTCCAGCCTGACTGGCCGACGTTTTTTCAAACCAGAAGGCAATGAGTAGATAGGAGCAAAGCCCCACCCCTTCCCACCCGATAAAAAGAACCAAAAAGTTATTTCCCATAACCAGCAGGAGCATGGAAAAAACAAAGAGATTGAGGTAAGAGAAAAACCGGGAATAACCCGGGTCATCATGCATATAGCCGGCCGAATAAATATGAATCAAAAGACCCACACCCGTAACAATCAAAAGCATGACAGTAGTTAGGGGATCAATCAGAAACCCAATGGGGACCGAAAAAGATTCCCCAAAAATCCAGGAATACAATTCTATATTTTTTGGGGCTGGAACACCGATGACGTGGGAGAAAACGAAGAGGGATATCAAAAAGGAGAAGGCAATGGTCCCGATCCCTATTCGGTGGGCAGTTGCCCGGGAATAACGATTTCCAAAAAAACCATTGACCACCGCTCCAAAAAGAGGAGCTGCTGGAATTAACCAAACCAGTGACAGGATCACCACTTTATCCTAGGTTCAGGGGGAATACATTCGCTACCATTTCAGGAGATTAATCTGATCGACGTTCGTGGAAATCCTACCGCGAAACACCACAATGATAATGGCCAACCCAACTGCCGCCTCCCCTGCGGCAATGGCAATAACAAACAGGGAGACAATTTGGCCGGTGAGAGAATCCAGGTAGTATGAAAAAGCGACGAGATTAATATTAGCGGCATTGAGCATCATTTCTACCGCCATAAGAATAATAATAAAATTTCGTCGAACCACTACACCAATCAGTCCAACTGTAAATACAATAAAACTAACCGTTACATAATGGGTTAATGTTATTTCCATTAAACTTAAAATTCCTTAAAGTAAGCCTAAGGGTTTCCTTGGCCCCTCATCCTTCGCCTCTCAAACCTTTCCTTTAGGTGCTGTTGGAAAGGAACTTTTGCAAGGGCAATGGCTCCGACAATGGCTCCCAGAAGGAAGACCCCTATAATTTCAAACGGAAGAAGGTAATCATTAAATAAGAGTAATCCAATTGCATGGGGGTTTCCAATTTCGGTCACGCGGTCGGCTGTAAATTCTCCTAACCTTCCGGCAAAGGGGGATTTCATTAAGA contains:
- the nuoK gene encoding NADH-quinone oxidoreductase subunit NuoK; amino-acid sequence: MEITLTHYVTVSFIVFTVGLIGVVVRRNFIIILMAVEMMLNAANINLVAFSYYLDSLTGQIVSLFVIAIAAGEAAVGLAIIIVVFRGRISTNVDQINLLKW